In a single window of the uncultured Dysgonomonas sp. genome:
- a CDS encoding DUF3857 domain-containing protein, whose protein sequence is MYRHFILTLCILSSAIVSANGNSINQASDSLRENAVAIVQNSDIVIIQSDMNNATCKVTKTMTILNKQGEGFAHFYAFNDKFREMKDFSAVVKNASGSVIRKIGKKDLTISSMSDQMATDAYSIVYEYKIPTYPYTIEYTYEEKWKNGIISYPAFTPIQSYMQSLVNASYRIELPADMNLRYDANFDCNVKDEVVGNKHIYSFTAHNLKAINSEPLAPALRDIYPRVLIAPADFCYDSFCGKMSSWQDFGVWTSKLLKDRDNVSEAFSNKLIELTKDARDNREKVEILYKYLQDNWRYVSIQLGIGGLQPIDAASVAKTNFGDCKGLSNLMKAMLKVVGIPSNYCKIYMGSKKYFPEKFSNANETNHVILLVPLKNDSIWLECTSQTIPFGFVHDDIAGHDALVVTEDGGKLCRLPIYTDKQNKQQSFVEINITEDGSSKGNMRFIEHLNGYLYNVSAMTSKDREKVIGYINRNIKFPKVQIDNINTKEDKSSLPSCSLSADFVATDFVNKTGTRLFIPACPLEKGSYNMLSSNTRIQDIVINNGFSESDSIIINIPESYTTESLPKNISLTTPFGKFATEVKQDGNKITYIQNIDIFTGRYNKSQYKEIKAFFSEITAATKRKLVLRKS, encoded by the coding sequence ATGTACAGACACTTCATTTTAACTCTATGTATATTATCATCTGCAATAGTATCTGCAAATGGTAATTCGATAAACCAAGCCTCCGACAGCCTTCGTGAAAATGCAGTTGCGATTGTTCAGAACTCCGATATAGTCATAATCCAGTCGGATATGAATAATGCGACATGTAAGGTAACGAAAACAATGACAATCCTCAATAAACAAGGAGAAGGTTTTGCCCATTTTTATGCTTTTAATGATAAGTTCAGGGAAATGAAAGATTTCTCTGCTGTCGTAAAAAATGCATCAGGTAGTGTTATTCGGAAAATAGGAAAGAAAGACTTGACGATATCGTCCATGTCGGACCAGATGGCAACAGACGCCTACTCTATTGTCTACGAATACAAGATTCCCACATATCCATACACGATAGAATATACATATGAAGAAAAATGGAAGAACGGCATAATCTCATACCCTGCTTTCACTCCTATTCAGAGTTATATGCAATCGCTGGTCAATGCCAGTTACAGGATAGAACTGCCCGCGGATATGAATCTGAGATATGATGCAAATTTCGATTGCAATGTTAAAGATGAAGTTGTAGGTAATAAACACATATATTCATTTACGGCACACAATCTTAAAGCAATTAACAGTGAACCTTTGGCTCCGGCCCTAAGGGATATATATCCGAGAGTATTGATTGCTCCGGCTGATTTTTGCTATGATTCATTCTGTGGTAAAATGTCCAGTTGGCAAGATTTTGGAGTCTGGACATCTAAACTTTTAAAGGATAGAGATAATGTATCCGAAGCTTTCTCTAATAAGCTGATAGAATTGACAAAAGATGCCCGAGACAATAGAGAAAAGGTAGAAATACTATACAAATATTTACAGGATAACTGGCGTTATGTGAGCATTCAACTTGGTATTGGCGGCTTACAACCAATAGATGCAGCATCTGTAGCCAAGACTAATTTCGGAGACTGTAAAGGCTTATCAAACCTAATGAAAGCTATGCTCAAAGTTGTTGGCATACCATCCAATTATTGTAAGATATACATGGGGAGCAAGAAATATTTTCCTGAAAAATTCTCAAATGCCAATGAGACAAATCATGTAATCCTACTTGTCCCCCTCAAGAATGATAGTATATGGTTGGAATGCACGTCACAAACAATACCTTTTGGATTCGTTCACGATGATATTGCAGGGCATGACGCACTAGTTGTCACCGAAGATGGAGGCAAGCTATGCCGGCTTCCAATTTACACAGATAAACAGAATAAACAGCAATCATTCGTTGAAATCAATATTACTGAAGATGGTAGCTCGAAAGGAAATATGCGTTTTATAGAACATCTGAACGGATATTTATACAATGTGTCTGCAATGACATCTAAGGACAGGGAAAAAGTAATCGGATACATCAACCGCAATATTAAATTTCCTAAAGTGCAAATCGATAACATAAACACAAAAGAAGATAAGTCATCATTACCGTCCTGCTCTTTATCTGCAGACTTTGTAGCTACTGATTTTGTAAATAAAACAGGTACGCGTTTATTCATCCCGGCATGTCCTCTTGAAAAAGGGAGCTATAATATGCTTTCATCCAATACGCGCATTCAGGACATTGTGATTAATAATGGATTTTCAGAATCCGACTCTATTATCATCAACATTCCTGAATCATATACAACCGAATCTTTACCCAAGAATATATCCCTGACAACTCCCTTTGGTAAATTCGCAACAGAAGTAAAACAAGATGGGAATAAGATTACATATATTCAAAATATTGATATCTTTACAGGACGGTATAATAAATCGCAATATAAAGAGATCAAGGCTTTTTTCTCTGAGATTACTGCTGCCACTAAAAGGAAGTTAGTATTAAGGAAATCATGA
- the dnaA gene encoding chromosomal replication initiator protein DnaA, with protein sequence MDSSSTQKLWANCLTVIQDNIPEAAFKTWFLPIVPLSYENKVFTIQVPSQFFYEYLEDKFVDLLKTTLHREIGRDTILQYRILMENTTNTVVDYRGDAKTLPAEKGFVKSTNKVPNPFQKVVADDFDSQLNLKYTFDNFFEGESNKLARTAGETITKNPGKTAFNPLFLHGTSGVGKTHLCHAIGTRIKELYPEKRVLYVSAHLFKIQYADAGRYNTTNDFINFYQGIDVLIIDDIHELAGIERTQNTLFHIFNHLHQNNKQLILTSDKAPSELQGVEERLLTRFRWGLTTKIDHPDKGLRLKILQNKILHDGLSIPEDVVDYIAENVTDNARDLEGIIVSIMAHSLVYNKEIDLSLARRVIGQAIKKIEAKKITISAIESVVCDFYNIKSELIHTASRKRQIVQARQVTMYLSKSYTEMSLAQIGSLIGKKNHATVLHACRTVKEQMEVDKVFRDEIAEIEKKIKS encoded by the coding sequence ATGGATTCTTCTTCAACTCAAAAATTATGGGCTAATTGTTTAACGGTCATTCAGGATAATATACCTGAGGCGGCTTTCAAAACATGGTTCTTACCTATTGTTCCCTTATCTTATGAAAATAAGGTATTTACGATACAGGTACCAAGCCAATTCTTTTATGAGTATTTGGAAGATAAGTTTGTCGACTTACTGAAAACTACTCTGCATCGCGAAATTGGTAGAGATACAATATTACAGTATCGCATATTGATGGAGAATACAACTAATACAGTTGTAGATTATAGAGGTGATGCAAAAACACTACCAGCAGAAAAAGGTTTTGTCAAAAGTACTAATAAGGTGCCCAATCCTTTCCAGAAGGTTGTAGCGGATGATTTTGATTCGCAACTGAATCTAAAGTATACATTTGATAACTTTTTTGAAGGCGAAAGTAATAAGTTGGCCCGGACAGCTGGTGAAACTATAACAAAGAATCCCGGTAAAACGGCCTTTAATCCATTATTTCTTCATGGTACATCTGGTGTGGGTAAAACCCATCTCTGTCATGCCATAGGTACGCGTATCAAAGAACTGTATCCCGAAAAACGGGTATTATATGTATCGGCTCACTTATTTAAAATTCAGTATGCTGATGCCGGACGTTATAATACGACCAATGACTTTATCAACTTTTATCAGGGTATCGACGTACTTATCATAGATGATATACATGAATTGGCCGGAATAGAACGGACTCAGAATACACTATTCCATATATTTAATCACCTGCATCAGAATAATAAGCAGCTTATTCTTACGTCTGATAAAGCTCCGTCTGAACTTCAGGGAGTGGAAGAGCGATTGCTTACACGTTTCAGGTGGGGGTTGACCACGAAAATAGATCATCCCGATAAGGGTTTGAGGTTAAAGATCCTTCAAAATAAGATTCTTCACGATGGATTGTCCATACCAGAGGATGTGGTCGATTATATAGCAGAGAATGTAACTGATAATGCCCGCGATTTGGAAGGAATCATTGTATCTATAATGGCACATTCATTGGTATACAATAAAGAGATTGATTTGTCCCTTGCACGACGTGTTATCGGACAAGCGATAAAGAAGATTGAAGCAAAGAAGATAACAATCAGCGCGATAGAATCTGTTGTTTGTGACTTCTATAATATAAAGAGTGAGTTGATTCATACCGCTTCCCGTAAGCGGCAGATAGTTCAGGCTAGACAGGTGACTATGTATCTGTCGAAGAGCTATACTGAAATGTCGCTGGCTCAGATAGGATCCCTCATTGGTAAGAAGAACCATGCTACTGTGCTGCATGCATGTAGGACTGTAAAAGAGCAAATGGAGGTAGACAAAGTATTCCGGGACGAGATAGCCGAGATAGAGAAAAAAATAAAAAGCTGA
- a CDS encoding MlaD family protein, with the protein MSKISKEVKIGIAFVIAIFLLYYGISFLKGVNLFKPSNSYIVVFDDVSGLTQSTPVTLNGFQVGLVSSMELDPKNQERVIVYLNMDKGMQIPKGSKMSLDVSVLGSATIMLETNPYTKENLSSTDTIKGIRVKGMLDAAGTMLPQVEQLIPKIDSILIGLQTLVNNPALNQSLTDINQITGDLAKSTKQLNSMMTTLNKDLPTITGNLGKMSNDLSSVSGKINQMDLASTFKSVDSTMKNIEYLSTKITSKDNSLGLLLNDRQLYDSINGTISNASLLLKDVRQNPSRYINVKVF; encoded by the coding sequence ATGAGTAAAATATCGAAAGAAGTAAAGATAGGTATAGCCTTTGTAATCGCAATTTTCCTTTTGTATTACGGTATCAGTTTTCTGAAAGGTGTAAATCTTTTTAAACCATCAAATTCATATATTGTCGTCTTTGACGATGTGTCAGGTCTAACCCAGTCGACACCTGTTACGCTGAATGGGTTTCAGGTAGGTCTGGTATCTTCCATGGAACTAGACCCGAAAAATCAAGAACGTGTGATTGTATATCTGAACATGGACAAAGGTATGCAGATACCCAAGGGTAGCAAGATGTCATTGGATGTCTCTGTTTTGGGGTCGGCTACAATCATGCTTGAGACTAATCCTTATACAAAAGAAAATCTGTCCTCGACCGATACTATAAAAGGTATCCGGGTAAAAGGTATGCTAGATGCTGCAGGTACTATGTTACCTCAGGTAGAACAGCTCATACCCAAGATTGATTCAATACTTATCGGTCTCCAAACATTGGTAAACAATCCGGCGTTGAACCAGTCGTTGACAGATATCAATCAGATTACGGGCGATTTGGCTAAATCGACCAAGCAGCTAAATTCGATGATGACTACATTAAATAAGGATCTTCCTACCATAACCGGTAATCTGGGGAAAATGTCTAACGACCTAAGTAGTGTATCGGGTAAGATCAATCAGATGGATTTGGCTTCTACATTCAAGTCTGTAGATTCTACTATGAAAAATATAGAATATCTTTCTACGAAAATCACATCTAAAGATAATTCTTTGGGATTATTATTGAATGATCGTCAATTATATGATAGTATTAACGGAACAATTAGTAATGCTTCGTTGTTACTTAAGGATGTAAGGCAAAATCCATCCCGTTATATTAATGTAAAAGTCTTCTAA
- a CDS encoding N-acetylmuramoyl-L-alanine amidase, which yields MKRFFILFVYIFAFLGIIVAADSKFVVVIDAGHGGKDGGAVRGIYKEKDINLGVAKTLGELIEANFNDVKVVYTRKTDVFVDLDKRTQIANRAKANLFISIHTNSTAAKTTNASGADTYILGLARSAENLEVAKRENSVILLEDNYTSKYEGFDPNSTESYIIFEFMSNKYMEQSLQFADYIQKDFKSIAKRTDRGVRQAGFLVLRKTSMPSVLIELGFINNQAEAKYLSSRLGQRAMATAIYSGFKKYKREFDKKQGRYVAAPDKSELLDDIAIDEAIVKEKVAVEDTYIVEDTDTPVVKESARVKNMVAAPKKREQTPKKIGETTRNIAETSTKENSTVTKNVSNKVEYRVQFLVSPKKLPDTSKEFKGLSPIMFYKDGNSYKYTCGSTTDYNEIIKIQRQVRAKFKDAFVVKFRNGERIK from the coding sequence ATGAAACGGTTCTTTATTCTTTTTGTTTATATATTCGCATTTCTTGGGATCATCGTTGCGGCTGATTCTAAGTTCGTTGTTGTTATCGATGCAGGGCATGGAGGTAAGGATGGCGGAGCTGTGAGAGGTATATATAAGGAGAAAGATATAAACCTGGGAGTGGCTAAAACTTTAGGAGAACTGATAGAAGCAAACTTTAATGATGTCAAAGTAGTTTATACCCGTAAGACTGACGTTTTTGTAGATTTGGACAAGCGGACACAAATTGCTAATCGGGCAAAAGCCAATCTGTTTATATCCATTCATACCAACTCAACTGCTGCAAAGACTACAAACGCCTCCGGAGCTGATACCTATATATTGGGGCTAGCCCGTAGTGCTGAAAACCTGGAAGTGGCAAAAAGAGAGAACTCTGTAATTCTATTGGAAGATAACTATACATCAAAATATGAGGGTTTCGATCCTAATTCGACGGAGTCGTATATCATATTCGAGTTTATGTCGAATAAGTATATGGAACAAAGCCTGCAGTTTGCGGATTACATACAGAAAGATTTTAAAAGTATAGCAAAGCGTACAGACAGAGGTGTGCGTCAGGCGGGATTTCTCGTGTTGAGAAAGACAAGTATGCCTAGTGTGCTTATCGAGTTGGGTTTTATAAACAATCAGGCTGAGGCTAAATATTTATCCTCCAGGTTGGGACAAAGGGCAATGGCGACTGCGATATACTCCGGGTTCAAAAAATATAAACGAGAATTTGATAAAAAGCAAGGCCGTTATGTTGCTGCGCCGGATAAAAGTGAGTTGCTTGATGATATTGCAATCGACGAAGCTATAGTAAAAGAGAAAGTAGCTGTTGAAGATACTTATATTGTTGAGGACACCGATACTCCGGTTGTGAAAGAATCAGCCAGAGTGAAAAACATGGTAGCGGCCCCAAAGAAAAGAGAACAAACTCCTAAAAAAATCGGTGAAACCACTAGAAATATAGCTGAAACCTCGACGAAGGAAAATAGTACGGTTACGAAAAATGTTAGTAACAAGGTGGAGTACCGGGTGCAGTTCTTGGTATCACCAAAGAAACTCCCGGATACTTCGAAAGAATTTAAAGGTCTTTCGCCTATAATGTTCTATAAAGATGGTAATAGCTATAAATATACATGTGGTTCAACCACTGATTATAATGAGATAATTAAAATACAACGTCAAGTAAGGGCTAAGTTTAAAGATGCGTTTGTCGTTAAATTTAGAAACGGGGAACGTATTAAATAG
- a CDS encoding 2-hydroxyacid dehydrogenase, with the protein MAYKIAVFDAKPYDMATFNKANEAYGFELVYHKEHLDKNNVLLASGTDAVCIFVNAKVDEAVVTKLHSYGVKLIALRCAGFNNVDIAAAARKGIKVVRVPDYSPHAIAEHTLALMLCLNRKVHRAFLRTRDGNFSLIGFQGFDMYGKTIGVIGTGKIGKVATGLFQGLGMNVLAYDLYPDTKWADATGVKYVSLDELYANANIITLHCPLTKETEYLICDESIAKMKEGVMIINTGRGKLIHTRHLIEGLLSGKVGYAGLDVYEEEGAYFYEDHSDSVMTDDVLARLLSFNNVIVTSHQAFFTQEAMSNIAHTTMNNILDFFNGKELKNEVVYNKA; encoded by the coding sequence ATGGCATATAAAATAGCGGTTTTTGACGCAAAGCCTTATGATATGGCTACTTTCAATAAGGCGAACGAAGCATATGGTTTCGAACTGGTCTATCATAAGGAACATCTCGATAAGAATAATGTGCTTTTGGCAAGTGGTACAGATGCTGTTTGTATTTTTGTAAATGCAAAGGTAGATGAGGCGGTTGTGACTAAGCTCCATTCTTATGGTGTAAAGCTGATAGCATTACGTTGTGCCGGTTTTAATAATGTAGATATAGCTGCTGCCGCCAGAAAAGGCATAAAGGTGGTACGTGTTCCTGATTATTCCCCCCATGCTATCGCTGAGCATACTTTGGCCCTGATGCTTTGTCTTAACAGAAAGGTTCATCGGGCATTTTTGCGTACACGCGACGGTAACTTTTCTTTGATAGGATTTCAGGGATTCGATATGTATGGCAAGACTATCGGAGTGATAGGTACCGGTAAGATAGGGAAGGTCGCTACAGGTCTTTTTCAGGGATTAGGTATGAATGTTCTGGCTTACGACTTATATCCGGATACAAAATGGGCTGATGCTACAGGTGTTAAATATGTGTCGCTGGATGAATTATATGCTAATGCCAATATTATTACATTACATTGCCCGCTGACAAAAGAAACTGAATATCTTATCTGTGATGAATCCATAGCCAAAATGAAAGAAGGTGTGATGATAATCAATACTGGCCGTGGAAAGTTGATCCATACCAGGCACCTGATAGAAGGGTTGCTTAGCGGTAAGGTCGGTTATGCAGGTTTAGATGTGTATGAAGAAGAAGGGGCTTATTTTTATGAAGACCATTCTGATAGTGTGATGACTGATGATGTACTTGCCCGGTTGCTGTCTTTCAATAATGTGATCGTGACATCTCATCAGGCCTTTTTTACTCAGGAGGCAATGTCGAATATTGCGCACACAACAATGAATAATATCCTTGATTTCTTCAACGGTAAAGAGTTGAAAAACGAGGTTGTATATAATAAAGCTTAG
- the rny gene encoding ribonuclease Y encodes MDILFYVIAFLAGAAVAWVALNSMANSKFKRQVKEAELEAEVIKKNKLLEVKEQALQMKSEFEKQANARNSKIQAAESKIKQRELSLNQKQEELQRKKSEADTVKANLESQLEIVEKKKLDLDKLHKQEVERLEALSGLSAEEVKEKLVEALKDEAQSHAQSYINEIMEEAKMTANKEAKKIVIQSIQRVATETAIENAITVFHIESDEIKGRIIGREGRNIRALEAATGIEIVVDDTPEAIVLSGFDPVRREIARLALHQLVADGRIHPARIEEVVAKVKKQIEEEIIETGKRTTIDLGIHGLHPELIRLVGKMKYRSSYGQNLLQHARETANLCAIMASELGLNVKKAKRAGLLHDIGKVPDDEPELPHALLGMKLAEKYKEKPDICNAIGAHHDEVEMTSLLAPIVQVCDAISGARPGARREIVEAYIKRLNDLEQLALSYPGVLKTYAIQAGRELRVIVGADKIDDVETEKLSADIAKKIQDEMTYPGQVKITVIRETRAVSYAK; translated from the coding sequence ATGGATATATTATTTTATGTAATAGCTTTCCTTGCCGGAGCAGCCGTGGCGTGGGTAGCTTTGAATTCTATGGCGAATTCGAAGTTCAAACGTCAGGTGAAAGAGGCGGAACTGGAAGCTGAAGTAATCAAGAAAAATAAATTGCTGGAAGTAAAAGAGCAGGCTTTGCAGATGAAATCTGAATTTGAGAAACAGGCTAATGCACGGAACTCTAAAATACAGGCAGCAGAGAGCAAAATCAAGCAACGCGAGTTGAGCCTGAATCAAAAACAGGAGGAACTCCAACGTAAGAAAAGTGAAGCTGATACGGTTAAAGCCAATCTGGAAAGTCAACTTGAGATAGTGGAAAAGAAGAAGCTGGACTTGGACAAGCTTCACAAACAAGAGGTGGAAAGGCTCGAGGCCCTATCCGGATTGTCGGCCGAGGAAGTGAAGGAAAAGCTTGTAGAGGCCTTGAAAGACGAGGCGCAATCTCATGCCCAATCATATATCAATGAGATAATGGAAGAGGCTAAGATGACAGCTAACAAGGAGGCTAAGAAGATTGTGATACAATCTATACAGCGTGTAGCTACAGAGACGGCTATAGAAAACGCTATCACAGTTTTCCATATAGAGTCAGACGAAATAAAAGGTCGTATTATCGGCCGTGAAGGACGCAATATACGTGCATTGGAAGCAGCCACAGGTATAGAAATTGTAGTAGACGATACCCCTGAGGCAATTGTACTTTCAGGTTTTGACCCTGTAAGACGCGAAATAGCACGTTTGGCACTTCATCAGCTTGTTGCAGATGGTCGTATCCATCCTGCACGTATCGAGGAAGTGGTAGCAAAAGTGAAGAAACAGATTGAAGAAGAAATTATCGAAACCGGTAAGCGTACTACTATCGATTTAGGTATCCACGGTTTGCATCCAGAGTTGATACGTCTTGTAGGTAAGATGAAATATCGTTCATCATACGGACAAAACTTATTGCAGCACGCCCGCGAAACAGCAAACCTGTGTGCTATTATGGCGTCAGAGCTTGGGTTGAATGTAAAGAAAGCAAAAAGAGCAGGATTGTTGCATGATATAGGTAAGGTGCCTGATGATGAGCCGGAATTGCCTCACGCATTACTTGGTATGAAGCTTGCAGAAAAATATAAGGAAAAACCGGATATTTGCAATGCTATCGGTGCTCACCACGATGAGGTGGAGATGACAAGTCTTCTGGCTCCAATTGTACAGGTTTGTGATGCTATATCAGGTGCACGTCCGGGTGCACGCCGTGAAATTGTAGAAGCATATATCAAACGGTTGAATGACCTTGAGCAACTAGCTCTTTCATATCCCGGTGTGTTGAAGACATATGCCATACAGGCAGGACGCGAACTGCGTGTAATAGTAGGTGCGGATAAGATAGATGATGTAGAAACAGAAAAACTATCGGCCGATATTGCAAAGAAGATACAGGACGAGATGACTTATCCGGGACAGGTTAAGATTACAGTTATACGTGAGACTCGTGCTGTGAGTTACGCTAAGTAA
- a CDS encoding cell division protein ZapA, with protein MDEHLIINLRVADMRYPLRIKRQEEEVFRKAAEEIDYKIVQYKNYFTGDSSHSLQNSDYMAMTAIQAVAEKVEHQLRANEFEFRMKELTQELENYLRGHVK; from the coding sequence ATGGACGAGCATTTAATAATTAATCTACGCGTAGCTGATATGAGGTATCCTCTCCGGATAAAAAGGCAGGAGGAAGAAGTATTCAGAAAAGCTGCGGAGGAAATAGATTATAAAATAGTTCAATATAAAAATTATTTTACAGGAGATTCATCCCATTCATTGCAGAATAGCGATTATATGGCAATGACAGCAATACAAGCTGTAGCAGAGAAGGTTGAGCATCAGTTACGGGCGAATGAATTTGAGTTCAGGATGAAAGAATTGACGCAGGAATTGGAAAATTATCTGAGAGGTCATGTAAAATAA
- a CDS encoding winged helix-turn-helix domain-containing protein — MKEKIGSNAGIIWTYLDAEGSKPLKDIKKACKLTEKDMYAALGWLAREGKIAFNELKDDLQVVLL; from the coding sequence ATGAAAGAAAAAATTGGATCAAACGCAGGTATTATTTGGACTTACCTAGATGCAGAAGGAAGCAAGCCTCTTAAAGACATCAAAAAAGCATGCAAATTGACAGAAAAAGATATGTATGCTGCTTTAGGCTGGTTAGCAAGAGAAGGCAAAATAGCTTTCAATGAATTAAAAGACGACTTGCAGGTCGTTTTGTTGTAA
- a CDS encoding sigma-70 family RNA polymerase sigma factor translates to MQFFSLHKKKESDSDETLLSKFKETRKAEYFQQLYERYIPLIYGLCLKYLQSPEQSQDAVIDIYENLSQKILDYEIKVFKNWLYSVVKNHCFHILKENKKEIIVNFDSQLMESDSSFTLFDESRDEEKENALNECLEKLPEPQRIAVEKFFYEDKSYADIVDETGFHLKSVKSYIQNGKRNLKICIEKNLKE, encoded by the coding sequence TTGCAATTCTTTAGCTTACATAAGAAAAAAGAATCGGATAGTGACGAGACACTCTTGTCAAAATTTAAAGAAACGCGTAAAGCTGAATATTTCCAACAGCTTTACGAACGCTATATTCCCCTTATTTATGGTCTTTGCCTTAAATACCTGCAAAGTCCGGAACAATCGCAAGATGCAGTAATAGATATTTACGAGAACCTGTCTCAAAAAATTCTGGATTACGAAATCAAGGTATTCAAAAACTGGCTTTATAGTGTAGTAAAGAATCACTGCTTTCATATCCTGAAAGAAAATAAGAAGGAGATTATTGTTAATTTCGATTCCCAGCTTATGGAATCCGACAGCTCTTTTACTCTATTTGATGAGAGCAGAGATGAAGAAAAGGAAAACGCACTGAATGAGTGCCTGGAGAAATTACCGGAACCCCAACGGATAGCGGTGGAAAAGTTTTTTTACGAGGACAAATCGTATGCGGACATCGTGGATGAAACAGGCTTTCATCTCAAAAGCGTAAAGAGTTATATACAAAACGGAAAACGGAATTTGAAAATTTGTATCGAAAAAAATCTGAAAGAATGA
- the trmD gene encoding tRNA (guanosine(37)-N1)-methyltransferase TrmD, with the protein MRIDIISVLPQMFSGLIDCSILKRAQDKGLAEIVLHNLRDYSTNKHRNVDDYPFGGEAGMVMQIEPIDNAITSLKQQRTYDEVIYTSPDGEVFNQKIANQMSAYENIIILCGHYKGIDYRVREHLITREISIGDYVLTGGELAAAVMADAIVRLIPGAIGDEQSALSDSFQDNLLAPPVYTRPAEYKGWRVPDILLSGHQAKIDEWKLQQAMERTERLRPDLLKSEE; encoded by the coding sequence ATGCGTATAGATATCATAAGTGTTCTGCCTCAGATGTTTAGTGGTCTGATAGATTGCTCCATTCTTAAAAGGGCGCAAGATAAAGGGCTTGCGGAAATTGTACTTCATAACCTGAGAGATTATTCTACCAATAAGCATCGTAATGTGGATGATTACCCTTTCGGCGGAGAAGCCGGAATGGTGATGCAGATAGAGCCGATTGATAATGCTATTACATCTTTAAAACAACAACGGACATATGATGAAGTAATATATACTTCGCCCGATGGCGAAGTTTTCAATCAGAAGATTGCCAATCAGATGTCAGCGTATGAAAATATCATTATATTATGCGGGCACTATAAAGGAATCGATTATCGTGTTAGGGAACATCTGATTACACGTGAAATTTCGATAGGGGATTATGTTCTTACAGGAGGGGAACTTGCCGCTGCAGTGATGGCAGATGCCATTGTGCGGCTTATTCCGGGTGCAATAGGAGATGAGCAGTCGGCTTTGTCTGACTCTTTTCAGGACAATTTACTTGCGCCGCCCGTTTATACTCGCCCGGCAGAATATAAAGGATGGCGGGTGCCTGATATACTATTGTCGGGTCATCAGGCTAAGATAGATGAGTGGAAGCTACAACAAGCAATGGAGCGCACCGAAAGGCTACGTCCCGACTTGTTAAAAAGTGAAGAATAA
- a CDS encoding SDR family oxidoreductase yields the protein MRKIALITGATSGLGKAIALRLAKEGYDVIITGRRKDRLEELEREIEIKYESKVYSLCFDVRVYSEVEEAIANLPEEWKAIDILVNNAGLAVGLDPIQQGVVDDWERMIDTNIKGLLYVTRAVSPGMVARKSGHIVNLGSIAGKGVYPNGAVYCATKHAVDALSQGMRMDMLPYGIRVTQVCPGAVNTEFSLVRFKGNQDRADLVYDGYDALTAENIADAVFYAVSQPPHVDIQDMLVMPTAQANGNMFHKEEKK from the coding sequence ATGAGAAAAATAGCTTTAATTACCGGGGCTACCTCCGGCTTAGGTAAAGCGATAGCTTTGCGATTGGCAAAGGAAGGATATGATGTAATCATAACCGGACGCCGCAAGGATAGACTGGAAGAACTGGAACGGGAGATTGAAATAAAATACGAATCGAAGGTATATTCGCTTTGCTTTGATGTACGTGTGTACAGTGAAGTAGAGGAAGCCATAGCTAATCTGCCCGAAGAATGGAAGGCAATCGATATCCTTGTCAATAATGCGGGGCTTGCCGTGGGGTTGGATCCTATACAGCAGGGGGTTGTTGATGATTGGGAGCGCATGATTGATACTAATATCAAAGGTTTGTTATATGTGACCCGTGCGGTGTCTCCGGGAATGGTCGCACGAAAATCGGGACATATCGTCAATCTTGGCTCTATTGCAGGAAAAGGAGTTTATCCTAACGGAGCAGTATATTGTGCTACCAAGCATGCAGTGGATGCATTGAGCCAGGGTATGCGTATGGATATGTTGCCATATGGGATACGTGTTACACAGGTGTGTCCGGGTGCAGTGAATACCGAATTCTCTCTTGTCCGTTTCAAAGGGAATCAGGATAGAGCCGATTTGGTATATGACGGATACGATGCACTGACAGCTGAAAATATTGCCGATGCTGTTTTTTATGCAGTGTCCCAGCCACCACATGTAGATATACAGGATATGTTGGTGATGCCGACAGCACAAGCCAATGGCAATATGTTCCATAAAGAAGAGAAGAAGTAA